Genomic window (Triticum aestivum cultivar Chinese Spring unplaced genomic scaffold, IWGSC CS RefSeq v2.1 scaffold42572-11, whole genome shotgun sequence):
TCAAGAGTTAGGTGTGACGaagatgcgcatgttgagatggatgtgtggccacacacgGATGGACCAGCGGAATGATGATATATGAgatcgagttggggtagcaacgaCCGAAGAGAAACTTGTCCAgaatcgtctgagatggtttgggcatatttggCACAGGACTCCAGAAGAGCCAGTGCATAGCCGTCGACAAAAGCGTGCTGaaaatgtcaagagaggtcggggtatactgaacttgacatgggaggagtccctTAAGTGAgatctgaaggattggagtatatCACCAGAGAACTAGCCGtgaacaggggtgcgtggaagcttgctatccatgtgccataaccatgagttggttgcgagatcttatgggtttcacctcaaGTATACCTCAAATTGTTTGGGATTATAGGctttgtcgtcgtcgtcgttgttgtcgtcatcatcgtcgtcgtcgtcgtcgtcgttgtcgtcgtcgtcgtcgttgttgttgttgttgttgttgttcttgttgttgttgttgttgttgttgttgttgttgttgttgttgttgttgttgttgttgttgttgtatgaaTTTTGCACGTAAAAATGATAAAAAGTATGAAACTTGGTGGACCACGATACTCGGCGTGGTCAGAGGTAAATGCATTTGTTGGCGCTCCCCAACCAACCCGAGAGAGCATCAACTGAACCAACAACCACACTCAATGCATCTTGGCTAAAGAAAACCTCCGGCAGCCTACCAAGATGACACTGATCTCAGCAACCCATGGTTCTAGGATAAGCTCGCACACCAAGATGACTCATCTAAAAGAGGCCAAGGACACACCGAGGTACATTTCTGGCACAAGAAGCCCCATGAGGAACCTTTCTTTTACATTATCCAATATTGTACTTCTTTGAATATGTAAAAAAATATGATTAATTGGCTCCTTTAGCACACCGGTTGCTCATCTCCATAAAACAGCGAATGCTTGAGCTCCAACTGATGGTATCCTTCAAACTTAACCAATAATGTACTTCTTTGAGCAAACATAAAATACCGTACCAAAGTAAACATGTTAAGTTCCTCCCCTCCTATGTCCGCCAATCATCTCCCTTCACCTAATTCATCACTAGCTTCGCTTTTATCCATGTCCTGGTGTTGCTTTACATCATTGCCAACTCCGGCTCGCAAGCTCTTGCCACAAGTAATATCATTATGATATATTTTAACTCTATCAATAATGTATTTCAATGAGAGAACGTAAAATACCATCCCTAGCCCATCGTGTCCATTTCTCCTCGCTTTCCAAAAGGCGCCACTTTCTTGGCTCTACACTAGGACAACTGCCCGTGCATTGGAACGGGAGAAAAAACCCACATACACATGACTTGTGTTTTGATAATGACTACTGGGATCAATATCGCCTGGAGACACTTATATATTTCTCCGTGTGTCATAATCTGTATATATATAGTAATCCAACATTACCTAATCCTTATTCATGTATGTATGGTGTTTGTTTCCCTTTCAGTTTTCGCGTCCTAGTAGCCAGTCAGTATGAGTTCGTGGTGGACATAAATAGTGTCAAATTTAACTTTTTGTTTAGAGATGAGTCAAATTCAACCTTAAAACAAAAACCCAATATATGCATAGTTCGGACAATAAAGACATGTGTGCACACTAACACATTCATGTTATGGACTCGAAGATTTTTATCGATGTGTGAAGGATCCAAACAATTAATCTCAACAAATAAATCCAAACtattaaaaacagaaaaagaacctGTCAATGTGCGTGCACGCTCCATGAAAAAAAAACGGTTGAACCTGTCAATTGACTTACATGCGGATCTCGTGGTAAACAAAAACTATTTTTCTGTGTCGAGGTTTTATGTAGTTCGAGCCGGAGCTGCTATTTACTAAGATATTGAGGTTTGGATATATTATCGCATGCTATATGATATATCAGTCATGAGGTTTGGCTAACAAACATTTGTATTTGATCCCTTTCACTATGTGTTTGATCCTTTTTGCTAAGATATTGAGTCATGCTTGACACATGTTAAATCAAGAGTGTCCGACGTCGCTCTCTGTATATACTTCTTTTCTTGGTCTGGACTTGAACTACTAGGCTAGAGCACTCATGGCGCAAACATTAGGCCCCCACCCCCTGTGTAATAAAGATGAAAAACATGCCTGTATCCAATACTGCGTCACACAAAATTATGTCCAGTGGCTTATCTATGTTGGATTCTAGGAAGAAGCAACCACTGGAGGCACATGGAAAGCCAAGACGCACAACGGAGGAGACGAGGATGGAGCTTGAGTATAACAACAATAACAACGGTGGTGCGGCTAGGCTTCACCTTCACCTCCGCCCCCGAAAACAAAATTGGGAGGGCAAATTTTGGGTGGGAAACTATCAGGCAGGAGAAAATACGTTTATCTCACTAGGGCATCTGCCAGGTCACCGCTCCAGTGAGAAGATGTGTCTCCACGTTGACCAGGCTGGCCCCAGGAAGTAAACACCACCACAGAATGCAAGTACGGTCCCTTGTCGGTTTCTATAGAATTCTGCACGCTTTTTTGACCAACAAGCTCGCGGGGCCTGTTTGAGGGCCTAGATGACCTTTTGGGGTGTCAGAGTTTTCCGCGCTTGCGCACGTGTGTGTGCATGTATTGCGAACGACTGGGAGGGCTCGCTGACCGCGGGATAGACTATACATCCCAGTGCACCGCGTGCGGTTCCACTGGGGCCATACAGTGAGCAAACGAGATCCTCATCCATTTTGACCCAAACGGACACGCGCGGACCGTTGGTGTGTTGGAGTTGCCCTTGCGGGGAAGAGAACAACAAGATAATGGAGTTGCCCTTACGCGGAAGAAAAGACGAGACAACTCGGAACCACGCCATGGAGCAGATGAATAAGGCCGTCCTTTGCTTTCTACTGACCGATGAAGGCCAATTTTATTGATATTGCCTGATGACAATCTTCCTGTCATTGATTGCTATTATATGTAGTTTGACTCATTAAACCTTCCTGGTGTATATGCCCTGTACCAAATACATAAACAGTGATCAAAGAAATGGAAGACAGCATGGATACATTCCCAAGATAAGATAACATGACATGTACAGCTGATTGATCGATCGAAAGAAACCAATTGTCAAAGCAAAGAAAGCTTCCACTCAAAACAAAGAACCATATATTTACAGTACAAATATTTGTGCAAGGCAACTTGTTAAACAGGTACTTTTACAGAACCTACCTTCCTTCACGCATAAAAAACACCAACCAAAATACAACCACAACAAAAGAAATATTACAATAGAATGTCCATGAATCTCGGTTCCACGCAACAAAATGTATAATGCTTAAGCTACAGTTGTTCTACATGGCACTTGAGACGGCTCGCTCCATCAACTAAAATGAAACTCGACTCCCAGGAAAGGGACTCATTAGCCAAACAAATAAGCAGCCATGTCAAACCCTTCCTAGCCAGTACGCAACACCTGCATGCCAGCACCTCACTTGGAAAATCAAACGCCCGGCCTCAATGAAATGAAGCTCTGGCGGCAGCCAAGGAATCAGGATTTCTTTGGTTCCAACTGACCATACCACATATAGATCTCCTACATTCTCACCACAGGAAAAATAACTAAGTTACACACACCACTTGATTGGTGTTAGGAACACACCAACAGTCTTGCACTGACTTGAACTGTTGCAGCAACTGTAGCAATCCAAAGCAGCAAAAAGGGGCCGTCGAGCTCGCCCTGCCACCACCAAACCTATGATGAAATGATACAACTGATTAATGGACCAAGAATAGTAGATCAACGTACATCACCAAATGCATAACATGAGTAGATCAAGAAGATTTGGTGGTACACACGGCACAAGGATCAAGTAAATCACCAATCCTTTGCCAATGAGTCAAAGCACAGCGCAAACTATTCTAGAAGACATGTCCAGCCTTACAATTACTGGTAAGTGCATTTTCTTGATTATAAGTAAGTAACACATTAAATCTCTGTCTAAGATCGCCTTGTTGTGGTTTGCATGCCATATAGCAATTCAAAGGATGAGGTTGTTTTTAGCATCCTAGGTAGCTGGCTATAATAACATGCTTCAAAATGCTTCCAGATAGCACAGGATATATTTATGCATACAAACCAAGGGCCATCAAAACATAGCAAGTTCCATGCACACTGAGTGATTTATTAACCGAAAGAGAGATGTATTGTTCTTCTCAGATCAAAAGAGAAGACAATCAAGGAATTGGCAACAACATTAGCATATGCAGTGCAAGTAAATGTACGCCACATGAACTACAATCACCATGTACAACAAGAACTCTAGCATTTCATCGACAAGCAAaccaagaaaaaccgaagaccaCAACATAGACCAGACCACCAACAAAGACAACATGAATTAGATCATCGGCTCAATGGCCAAAGCAAAGCAAAGCATGACCATAGCTTGAAGGCTAGGTCCCAGAGCAGACAGGAAGGAGACACCAACGACTCTCCTGAGTGGTGGTAGCCGAGAAGGCAGTTCTAGGGCCAACGACGAGGTTACAGGGCAACCGGCCAGCTGTCTCATCGACACCGGAAGCAAGGGGCCGTCGAGCACACATTGCCACCACCAAACCTATGCGAGAAATGATACAGCTATTAATGGAACAAGAATAGTAGATCAACTCAACATACATTGTTCGAATGCATAACATTAGTAGATCAAGGAAATTCAGCGGTACACGTGGCACAAGCATCAACTAAGCACGACGCAGACTATTCTAGAACATGCCCGGCCTTACAATTACTGGCAAGTGAATTTTCTTAATTCTAAGCAAGTCCACAAGAAACTCTGTAACATCGCCTTAAATAAAACCATTATGGTATAGGGTTGTGATTTACATGCCAAATAGCAATTCAAAGAATGAGGTTGTTTTTAGCATCCTATGCAGCTGGTTATTATAACATGCTTCAGACCGCATCCAGATAGTAGAAGATATGTGTATGCATACAAACCATGGGCCATCAAAGCATAGCAGATTCCAAGCGCACTGAGTGATTTATTAACCGAAATAGAGATGTGCTGATTTCTCAGATAAAAAAAAAGAAGACATGCAAGAAAGGATTTAGCAGCAGCATTAGCACATGCAGTGCAAGTAAATGTACGCCACATGAACCACAATCATCGTGTACAACAGGAACCCTAGCATTTCATCGACAAGCAAACCAAGAAAAAACAAAGACCGCAACATAGGCCAGACCACCAACAAAGACAACATGCACTAGATCCGGTTCAAATGGCCAGATCAGAGCACAACATGGCCATAGGTCAAAGACTAGGTCCCAGAGCGGATAGAGGAAGGAGACACAAATGACTCACCTGAGTGGTGGTTCCCTAGAAGGCAGTCCTGGGGGGCAACGGCGAGGTTACAGGGCAACCACCCCACTGTCTCGTCGTCACTGCAAGCAAGGCGGTGCACCAGCTTCGCCGGAGATCACGACAACACACCAGATCATGCCGAAGAGAGCTGCTCCCTCGACAGAGAGAAAGAACAAGATAAATTAATGGCCAAGTAATAAGAGTATCACAAAGATGCAACTCATAAAGGATAGTATATCGTACTAAACCAATGTTGATTCTACACAGATTGTAACtatgcacacacacgcacacacacacacacacacacatgtttcAACCCATTCCTCGGTCCTTAAAATTATATACAGGAGAAAGACCTGCACAAGAACATGAATACGATACTAACTCGGTAAATGTGGAGGAACCCAGAGACAAGTAGGCATCATGAAAGTGACAGAAGACCACCAAAAAATATAGAGGTAAGTAATATGAACAGGGAAACATGCTGATGGACATGCCAAGCGTGTAAGACACCAGGCTATAATATGATTTGTATCGAATTAATTATGACCACTTACAGGAAAAGCAACTAAGACTAGAGTTATCAGCACGATTTTCACCACACATGTACGTACATATCTACATACCTCATTATCCAGGTAATTGACTAACAGAAGATCTCACAACACGTGATCCACGCCACCAATAGAAAAAGAAACAACCATCAAGTGTTTTACAAGGCAGTGTATTGTGgtttgtttcacaattaatacacAAACAAGCCATCTTTGGCCAACCAAGTTTAGAGCAGATAGAGCAAACCAACAATGTTACAGTTAAATAAACTACAGGAACTACAAGAAAGTGTTGTCATGAACAAGTTTAAATAACCATAATTGCACAATGCAACATTTTTGGATTAACACGATCCAATGGCTACAATTGTTTTTTTATTGATAACCATAGCACAAGGTCCCCGTCAATCAGCTGCTTGATCTAATTAACACGACTTCTCAACGGCCGGGAAACATACGTCCCCGTCAATCAGCTGCTTGATCTAGCTACCATTACTACAAAATACTCAGCTCCGGTCCAGCTTACACATGACTGGTTCATGCATATGTACATCAGCCGATAAAGTCAACCGGCCGCATGACCGGTTAGTGAGcccattttctaaaaaaatcaggGTCAGTGAACTACTGTTTGTTACTCCTTATTTGTGTATCATCGTGTCATCACCGACGCCCTGTGAGATTGTTTTTCGGTGCCACTGGGTTGTCAGGAGCTGAGTGAGCCAATTGAACGACGAACGGGGCAACTACCGGCCGGTGTAGTAACCTTCCAACGAAGCAAAAAGATCCAACAAAAAATCATTGCCAATAAGGGCTAGCTAGGAATGCTCGCCTATATAAGTGGCTTCCTGCTGGAACTACAGCAGCAGGCATTCTCCGCGCACTGATCACtcacctccctcctctctctcttttatctTAGTCACGACTCAAGAActcgagctagctagctagctaccttgAAACAATGGCGGCTGCTGGTGATGAGAAGCTGTACCTTCTGGTGGCGTGTTCTTTGCTGCTGCTCGCCGTGGGGTGCCAGGCTAGCCCTCTGCAGATTGGGTTCTACCACGACAGGTGCCCCCAGGCGGAGGCCATCGTCAAGGGCGTCATGATGGATGCCATCTCCCAGAACCCCGGCAATGGCGCTGCCATGATCCGCATGctcttccacgactgcttcgtcgAGGTACACACTAGCCACTCACCGGAAGAAATAAATTGCATTGCAAACATGTATGTTTACTTTTATAATTGATTAATTTTGTTGTCTCGTCGGTGACCACCTTAGGGCTGTGACGCTTCGGTCCTCCTGGACCCGACCCCGTTCAGCCCAACGCCTGAGAAGCTCAGCGCGCCCAACAATCCCTCCCTGCGCGGCTTCGAGCTGATCGACGCCATCAAGGACGCCCTCGAGGCGGCCTGCCCGGgcgtcgtctcctgcgccgacatcaTCGCTTTCTCGGCCCGCGACGCGTCCTGCATCctcagcgccggcaaggtggacttCGAGGTGCCGTCCGGCCGCCGCGACGGCACCTTCTCCAACGCCTCTGAGCCGGTCAAGTTCCTCGTCCCACCCA
Coding sequences:
- the LOC123172532 gene encoding peroxidase 2, producing the protein MAAAGDEKLYLLVACSLLLLAVGCQASPLQIGFYHDRCPQAEAIVKGVMMDAISQNPGNGAAMIRMLFHDCFVEGCDASVLLDPTPFSPTPEKLSAPNNPSLRGFELIDAIKDALEAACPGVVSCADIIAFSARDASCILSAGKVDFEVPSGRRDGTFSNASEPVKFLVPPTSNLSDLVDSFVVKGLDAEDLVILSGAHTIGRSHCSAFVPDRLNVSSDIDGGLAAFLRGQCPADATPGGNDPTVMQDVVTPNDLDRQYYKNVLSHTVLFTSDAALLTSEETAKMVVDNANIPGWWEDRFEKAMVKMAGIEVKTGDEGQIRKNCRAINYY